One window of Desulfarculus baarsii DSM 2075 genomic DNA carries:
- a CDS encoding 2TM domain-containing protein translates to MVDARLAIHKRVGVFVLVNGACLAINLLTGARCLWFWWAPLGTGVGLVGHAWRRKVEREVIKRGQGR, encoded by the coding sequence GTGGTTGACGCCCGGCTGGCCATCCACAAACGCGTCGGCGTTTTCGTGCTGGTCAACGGCGCGTGCCTGGCCATCAATCTGCTTACAGGCGCGCGCTGCTTGTGGTTTTGGTGGGCGCCGCTGGGCACGGGCGTCGGCCTGGTCGGCCACGCCTGGCGGCGGAAGGTCGAGCGTGAAGTGATCAAGCGCGGCCAGGGGCGTTGA
- the gcvH gene encoding glycine cleavage system protein GcvH: MNKLNFPPDLLYHPEHLWVRRLEDGLALIGVSDFAQDQLGKVVYIDLPQPDDAVEAGREMGAIESAKSVSDLIAPLSGVVVEVNAALDQDPSPLNADPYGQGWIAKIRPSQPEELDALLPVHEYLRRIQ; this comes from the coding sequence ATGAACAAACTCAACTTCCCGCCCGATCTGCTCTATCACCCCGAGCACCTGTGGGTGCGCCGCCTGGAGGATGGCCTGGCCCTGATCGGCGTCAGCGACTTCGCCCAGGATCAACTGGGCAAGGTCGTCTACATCGACCTGCCCCAGCCCGACGACGCGGTGGAGGCCGGCCGCGAGATGGGGGCCATCGAAAGCGCCAAGAGCGTCAGCGACCTGATCGCGCCCCTCAGCGGCGTGGTCGTCGAGGTCAACGCGGCCCTGGACCAAGACCCCTCGCCCCTCAACGCCGACCCCTACGGCCAGGGCTGGATCGCCAAGATCAGGCCCAGCCAGCCCGAGGAGTTGGACGCCCTGCTGCCCGTCCACGAATACCTGCGCCGCATCCAATAG
- a CDS encoding prolipoprotein diacylglyceryl transferase, with amino-acid sequence MRPILLQLGPITLYGYGLMVALGTAVAMWVGVRFVRRDGLDLDACVNVGVATALAGLLGARAFYYLIEWESLSHLPWYYFFFFWEGGLVFYGCLAVGLPTAIVLARHYHLPLPRLLDIGAPALAIGQAIGRVGCFLAGCCHGLPWPGGACAVVFTDPHSLAPRGVELHPTQLYTSAALLLIFGALIWLWPRRRFYGQIFFSYAVLHAVARIIIEQFRGDFRGEPICGAVTPTAFFAGCLALAGVVALIWLWRKQGRHRSEQ; translated from the coding sequence GTGCGGCCGATCCTTTTGCAACTGGGGCCGATCACCCTTTATGGCTATGGCCTGATGGTGGCCCTGGGCACGGCGGTGGCCATGTGGGTGGGCGTGCGCTTCGTGCGGCGCGACGGCCTGGACCTGGACGCCTGCGTCAACGTGGGCGTCGCCACGGCCCTGGCCGGGCTATTGGGCGCGCGGGCGTTTTACTACCTCATCGAGTGGGAGAGCCTCTCCCATCTGCCGTGGTATTATTTTTTCTTTTTTTGGGAAGGCGGGCTGGTCTTTTACGGCTGCCTGGCCGTGGGCCTGCCGACGGCGATCGTGCTGGCCAGGCATTACCATCTGCCGTTGCCGCGCCTTTTGGACATCGGCGCGCCGGCCTTGGCCATCGGCCAGGCCATCGGCCGGGTGGGCTGCTTTCTGGCCGGCTGCTGCCACGGCCTGCCCTGGCCCGGCGGGGCCTGCGCGGTGGTCTTCACCGACCCCCACAGTCTGGCCCCCCGCGGCGTGGAGCTGCACCCCACCCAGCTCTACACCTCGGCGGCGCTGCTTTTGATTTTTGGCGCGCTGATCTGGCTGTGGCCCAGGCGGCGTTTTTATGGCCAAATCTTTTTCAGCTACGCCGTGCTGCACGCCGTGGCCCGCATCATCATCGAACAATTTCGCGGCGATTTTCGCGGCGAGCCCATTTGCGGCGCGGTGACGCCCACGGCATTCTTCGCCGGTTGCCTGGCCCTGGCCGGCGTCGTCGCCTTGATCTGGCTGTGGCGCAAGCAGGGCCGCCATAGGAGCGAACAATGA
- the lspA gene encoding signal peptidase II has translation MTGKLGRFLLIALAVAGLDQLTKAMIVAWLPAGGLELIPGYLDFVLVHNRGASFGVFSQMPGGRWLLVAVSVAALGLCLWLAVGPWGRGRLGFWALALICGGALGNLIDRLRLGQVVDFILAHWQQYHWPAFNVADSAITIGGVLLGWLLLRGKI, from the coding sequence ATGACGGGCAAGCTGGGCCGTTTTCTGCTCATCGCCCTGGCCGTGGCCGGGCTCGACCAACTGACCAAGGCCATGATCGTGGCCTGGCTGCCGGCCGGCGGCCTGGAGCTGATCCCCGGCTACCTGGACTTCGTGCTGGTCCACAACCGGGGGGCGTCGTTCGGCGTTTTTTCGCAAATGCCTGGCGGCCGCTGGCTGCTGGTGGCGGTGAGCGTGGCGGCGCTTGGCCTGTGCCTGTGGCTGGCCGTGGGGCCGTGGGGCCGGGGGCGGCTGGGCTTCTGGGCCCTGGCGCTGATCTGCGGCGGGGCGCTGGGCAATCTGATCGACCGGCTGCGTCTGGGCCAGGTGGTCGATTTTATCCTGGCCCACTGGCAGCAGTATCACTGGCCGGCCTTCAACGTGGCCGACTCGGCCATCACCATCGGCGGCGTGCTGCTGGGCTGGCTGCTGCTGCGGGGCAAGATCTAG
- the ileS gene encoding isoleucine--tRNA ligase encodes MDYKNTLNLPQTSFPMKAGLPQREPEMLARWDEMGLYGLLRQQSAGRPKFILHDGPPYANGNIHMGTAFNKVLKDFIVKSRQMAGFDAVYVPGWDCHGLPIEYQVTKNLGDEACHKSQIDIRRRCRKYAEKYIDIQRDEFVRLGVLGDWPDPYLTMKYSYEAAIAREFCRIYAGGGVYRSKKPVHWCMDCRTALAEAEVEYHDHKSKSIFVAFRLVDDLGPKYPELAGRDVSLVIWTTTPWTIPANLAVAANPELEYAAVEHEGKVYIMAARLAPLNMEAFGFQGWRTLCAVDPLDLEGKKAKHPLYDRLSVGVLADYVTLEAGTGLVHTAPGHGREDYDTGRRYGLEPFAPVDDDGRFTAEAAPFEGQNVFEANEAIIAALREAGALLAVEEISHSYPCCWRCKQPVIFRATPQWFISMEENDLRARSLKAIQNDVRWVPAWGRERIHGMIENRPDWCISRQRSWGVPITVFRCQGCGETVLTPEMAQKVVAAFEAEGADAWFTRSVAEILGELAVCPICGGHDLAKDNDILDVWFDSGCSQAAVLEAHPQLTWPADMYLEGSDQHRGWFHSSLLCAMATRGAAPYRQVLTHGFVVDGDGRKMSKSLGNVIAPQKVIDQYGAEILRLWVAAEDYTVDIRLSNDILKQLAEAYRRIRNTMRFMLGNLHDFDPQAHAVAPDQMGQMDRLMLHRLQELIGRVRKGYEDFAFHACFHGLHNYCVVDLSGFYLDVLKDRLYTCAPDDPARRAAQTVLYHTLSAMVRLAAPILSFTAEEVWDYLPGAKDMGQSVHMAALPQVEAALLDAELAGRWARLLELRGAVNKAMDLARKDKIVGNSLEAKLTLAAEGDLADFIAENAAVLQEITMVSQLELAPALANPTLKSEETPGLLIGVTPSGHQKCARCWTRLESVGQLPDLPELCERCAAVVRQVGLAADGA; translated from the coding sequence ATGGACTACAAAAACACGCTGAACCTGCCGCAAACCAGTTTTCCGATGAAGGCCGGCCTGCCCCAGCGCGAGCCCGAGATGCTGGCCCGTTGGGACGAAATGGGCCTCTACGGCCTGCTGCGCCAGCAGTCCGCCGGCCGCCCCAAGTTCATCCTGCACGACGGCCCGCCCTACGCCAACGGCAACATTCACATGGGCACGGCCTTCAACAAAGTGCTCAAGGACTTCATCGTCAAGTCGCGCCAGATGGCCGGCTTCGACGCCGTTTACGTGCCCGGCTGGGACTGTCATGGCCTGCCCATCGAATATCAGGTGACCAAGAATCTGGGCGACGAGGCCTGCCACAAGTCGCAGATCGACATCCGCCGGCGCTGCCGCAAGTACGCCGAGAAATACATCGACATCCAGCGCGACGAGTTCGTGCGCCTGGGCGTGCTGGGCGATTGGCCCGATCCCTACCTGACCATGAAATATTCCTACGAGGCGGCCATCGCCCGCGAGTTTTGCCGCATCTACGCCGGCGGCGGAGTCTATCGCTCCAAAAAGCCCGTGCACTGGTGCATGGACTGCCGCACGGCCCTGGCCGAGGCCGAGGTCGAATACCACGACCACAAGAGCAAGAGCATCTTCGTGGCCTTCAGGCTGGTCGACGACCTGGGGCCCAAGTATCCCGAGCTGGCCGGCAGGGACGTGAGCCTGGTCATCTGGACGACCACGCCCTGGACGATCCCGGCCAACCTGGCCGTGGCCGCCAACCCCGAGTTGGAATACGCCGCCGTCGAGCATGAAGGCAAGGTCTATATCATGGCCGCCCGCCTGGCCCCGCTGAACATGGAGGCCTTCGGCTTCCAGGGCTGGCGCACGTTGTGCGCGGTGGACCCGCTGGACCTGGAGGGCAAAAAGGCCAAGCACCCCCTCTACGACCGCCTCTCGGTGGGCGTGCTGGCCGACTACGTCACCCTGGAGGCCGGCACGGGCCTGGTGCACACCGCCCCCGGCCACGGCCGCGAGGACTATGACACCGGCCGCCGCTATGGCCTGGAGCCCTTCGCGCCGGTGGACGACGACGGCCGTTTCACCGCCGAGGCCGCGCCTTTCGAGGGCCAAAACGTCTTCGAGGCCAACGAGGCGATTATCGCGGCCCTGCGCGAGGCCGGGGCGTTGTTGGCCGTCGAGGAGATCAGCCATTCCTATCCTTGCTGCTGGCGCTGCAAGCAGCCGGTGATCTTCCGGGCCACGCCCCAGTGGTTCATCTCGATGGAAGAAAACGACCTGCGCGCCCGCTCGCTGAAGGCCATCCAGAACGACGTGCGCTGGGTGCCGGCCTGGGGCCGCGAACGCATCCACGGCATGATCGAAAACCGCCCCGACTGGTGCATCAGCCGCCAGCGTTCGTGGGGCGTGCCGATCACGGTCTTCCGCTGCCAGGGCTGCGGCGAGACCGTGCTCACCCCCGAGATGGCCCAAAAGGTCGTGGCGGCCTTCGAGGCCGAGGGCGCCGACGCCTGGTTCACCCGCTCGGTGGCCGAAATCCTGGGCGAGCTGGCCGTCTGCCCCATCTGCGGCGGTCACGATCTGGCCAAGGACAACGACATCCTCGACGTCTGGTTCGACTCGGGCTGCTCGCAGGCCGCCGTGCTGGAGGCCCATCCCCAGTTGACCTGGCCGGCCGACATGTATCTGGAGGGCAGCGACCAGCACCGGGGCTGGTTCCACAGCTCGCTGCTGTGCGCCATGGCCACCCGTGGCGCGGCCCCCTACCGTCAGGTGCTGACCCACGGTTTCGTGGTCGACGGCGACGGCCGCAAGATGTCCAAGAGCCTGGGCAACGTCATCGCCCCGCAAAAGGTCATCGACCAATACGGCGCGGAGATCCTGCGCCTGTGGGTGGCCGCCGAGGACTACACCGTCGATATTCGCCTCAGCAACGACATCCTCAAGCAGTTGGCCGAGGCCTACCGCCGCATCCGCAACACCATGCGCTTCATGCTGGGCAATCTCCACGACTTCGACCCCCAGGCCCACGCCGTGGCGCCCGACCAAATGGGCCAGATGGACCGCCTGATGCTCCATCGCCTGCAGGAGCTCATCGGCCGGGTGCGCAAGGGCTACGAGGACTTCGCCTTCCACGCCTGCTTCCACGGCCTGCACAACTACTGCGTGGTCGATCTGTCGGGTTTTTATCTGGATGTGCTCAAGGACCGGCTCTACACCTGCGCGCCCGACGATCCGGCCCGGCGGGCGGCCCAGACGGTGCTGTATCACACCCTTTCGGCCATGGTCCGTCTGGCCGCGCCGATTCTGTCGTTTACGGCCGAGGAGGTCTGGGACTACCTGCCCGGGGCCAAGGACATGGGCCAGAGCGTGCACATGGCCGCCCTGCCCCAGGTCGAGGCCGCGCTGCTGGACGCCGAGTTGGCCGGCCGCTGGGCCAGGCTGCTGGAGTTGCGCGGGGCGGTGAACAAGGCCATGGACCTGGCGCGCAAGGATAAAATCGTCGGCAACAGCCTGGAGGCCAAGCTGACCCTGGCCGCCGAGGGCGATCTGGCCGACTTCATCGCCGAAAACGCCGCCGTGCTGCAAGAGATCACCATGGTCAGCCAGCTTGAGCTGGCCCCGGCCCTGGCCAACCCCACGCTGAAAAGCGAGGAGACGCCGGGCCTGCTCATCGGCGTGACGCCCAGCGGCCACCAAAAGTGCGCCCGCTGCTGGACCAGGCTGGAAAGCGTGGGGCAATTGCCCGACCTGCCCGAGCTGTGCGAGCGCTGCGCGGCGGTGGTGCGCCAGGTCGGCCTGGCCGCCGACGGAGCCTAG
- a CDS encoding DUF362 domain-containing protein, translating to MADVAVKACQGYDQPDLGRAVAQAVELCGGMGRFVRPGQNVLLKPNLLGAYEPDRRVTTDPAVVVAVGRLVLDHGGRPIIGDSPAIDPFGRAAAKAGLAQAARQLEAPLVELLEPTPTPTPPTAIRRRLDLARAAVQADVIINLPKLKTHCMMLLTMGVKNLFGAVVAQRKSEWHLAVGQSRLAFADLLLDIQQTLRPALTILDGVWAMEGRGPSNGAPRRTGFIAASADALALDVAVCPLLGVEPGRYPIFQAAVARGLIDPAQPPRLLGDDPALVATRDFQTPELEPTTMLPPLLARLLGRRLIARPVQEPGLCRACGKCAAICPAGCLRLEGRRASFDHDRCIRCYCCHEVCPVGAITFKRGLVAGLLERLGR from the coding sequence GTGGCCGACGTGGCCGTCAAGGCCTGCCAAGGCTATGATCAGCCCGACCTGGGGCGGGCCGTGGCCCAGGCCGTGGAGCTGTGCGGCGGCATGGGCCGCTTTGTCCGGCCGGGCCAGAACGTGCTGCTCAAGCCCAACCTGCTGGGAGCCTACGAACCCGACCGGCGGGTGACCACCGATCCGGCCGTGGTCGTGGCCGTGGGCCGGCTGGTGCTGGACCATGGCGGCCGGCCGATCATCGGCGACAGCCCGGCCATCGATCCCTTTGGCCGCGCCGCCGCCAAAGCGGGCCTGGCCCAGGCCGCCCGCCAGCTTGAGGCGCCGCTGGTGGAGTTGCTGGAGCCCACCCCCACCCCCACGCCGCCCACGGCCATCCGCCGCCGCCTGGACCTGGCCCGCGCCGCCGTCCAGGCCGACGTGATCATCAACCTGCCCAAGCTCAAAACCCACTGCATGATGCTTTTGACCATGGGCGTCAAGAACCTCTTCGGCGCGGTGGTGGCCCAGCGCAAGAGCGAGTGGCACCTGGCCGTGGGCCAAAGCCGGCTGGCCTTCGCCGACCTGCTGCTGGACATCCAGCAGACCCTGCGGCCGGCCCTGACCATCCTCGACGGCGTCTGGGCCATGGAAGGCCGTGGCCCCAGCAATGGCGCGCCGCGCCGCACCGGCTTCATCGCCGCCAGCGCCGACGCCCTGGCCCTGGATGTGGCCGTCTGCCCGCTGCTGGGCGTCGAGCCCGGCCGCTATCCCATCTTTCAGGCGGCCGTGGCCCGTGGCTTGATCGACCCGGCCCAGCCGCCGCGCCTGCTGGGCGATGACCCGGCCCTGGTCGCCACGCGCGATTTCCAGACCCCGGAACTGGAGCCCACCACCATGCTGCCGCCCTTGCTGGCGCGTCTGCTGGGCCGGCGGCTGATCGCGCGGCCCGTGCAGGAGCCCGGCCTCTGCCGGGCCTGCGGCAAGTGCGCGGCCATCTGCCCGGCCGGCTGCCTGCGCCTGGAGGGCCGCCGGGCCAGCTTCGATCACGATCGCTGCATCCGTTGCTATTGCTGCCACGAGGTCTGCCCGGTGGGGGCCATCACCTTCAAGCGCGGGCTGGTGGCCGGCCTGCTGGAGCGCTTGGGCCGCTAG
- a CDS encoding LysM peptidoglycan-binding domain-containing protein — MLSNGRRGPRFESDADDNIQPRGRAIDDYAPPNSAKPSALAMLSLIISMLALGLAVWALAVPPDPLITPPATPGQVMGQAGGGDRVSRLENDMQRALLHLVTMEERLKKLQARLTAIAPDQAAAEPAIDPLEPIATALAPLSAAEPQPAASPATVSPAPAAPAPTPAPLEKPTPAPTPKPAPTAQPTPKPTAKATARPSVPASFTAKHIYKVKPGDNLYSVARAFGVKKEDLCAWNGLDKDTLIKVDQSLVIYK; from the coding sequence ATGCTCAGCAACGGCAGACGCGGCCCGCGTTTCGAGTCCGACGCCGACGACAATATCCAACCGCGCGGCAGGGCCATCGACGACTACGCGCCGCCCAACTCGGCCAAGCCATCGGCCCTGGCCATGCTCAGCCTGATCATCTCCATGCTGGCCCTGGGCCTGGCCGTCTGGGCCCTGGCCGTGCCGCCAGACCCGCTGATCACCCCGCCGGCGACGCCGGGCCAGGTCATGGGTCAGGCCGGCGGCGGCGACCGCGTCTCGCGCCTGGAAAACGACATGCAGCGGGCCCTGCTGCATCTGGTGACCATGGAGGAGCGCCTGAAAAAGCTCCAGGCCAGGCTGACGGCCATCGCCCCCGACCAGGCCGCCGCCGAACCGGCCATCGACCCCCTGGAACCCATCGCCACCGCCCTGGCCCCGCTCAGCGCCGCCGAGCCCCAGCCGGCCGCGTCGCCGGCGACGGTCAGCCCCGCTCCCGCCGCGCCGGCCCCCACGCCCGCGCCCCTGGAAAAGCCCACGCCGGCCCCCACGCCAAAACCCGCGCCCACGGCCCAGCCGACGCCAAAGCCCACGGCCAAGGCGACGGCCCGGCCCAGCGTGCCGGCCAGCTTCACGGCCAAGCACATCTACAAGGTCAAGCCCGGCGACAACCTCTATTCGGTGGCGCGGGCCTTTGGCGTGAAAAAAGAAGACCTCTGCGCCTGGAACGGCCTGGACAAGGACACCCTGATCAAGGTCGACCAGAGCCTGGTCATCTACAAGTAG
- a CDS encoding HDOD domain-containing protein gives MEQAARELLERVLGRDNAPTLSPLAVKLVKLASDDQADMRDLARIIEQDPGLTTRLLRLVNSPVFRASADEITSVQRAVIFLGLREVRVMALGIGLRQSLPLKKNDPLYYRYWRASLHRALLARLLAARLGVKQADELFVAGLLADLGLPLLLAVLSPGEMEGFPGVEASLPLQLYWEQRRFGLDHRQVGAAAMRRWGLPGLLIRCQEPVLGDGAEGASVEQKVVDFARRGVEALFGVECGIHQLHALAQSWFGLGDETLNKLVGQALGQAAEAAAVMDVELDQQADLLEVMEKANQALGRLSGQMEPHVKRIVNGGGEARRLQEETLVNTLEAVAHEIRNLLMSVGGFARRLAKLLEGGGELQHYAQVILDEAGRLDGVLAEMSSLVAPFKPNIEPLSINELVEQVCGRAPGAGLALAMHLPGQSINIAADRRGLEKTLELMLAYGSHLSRHGGDGTVHVHISANQDEVVITVFGAGEAPAGEGPLADRSFGPELGLAKARRIVEAHGGRLEVEAGPKGAGFVLGAHLPAERPAEADNRLAV, from the coding sequence ATGGAGCAAGCCGCGCGGGAGCTTCTGGAGCGCGTCCTCGGCCGCGACAACGCGCCGACCCTTTCGCCCCTGGCCGTCAAGCTGGTGAAGTTGGCCTCCGACGACCAGGCCGACATGCGCGACCTGGCCCGGATCATCGAACAAGACCCGGGCCTGACCACCCGCCTGCTGCGCCTGGTCAACAGCCCGGTCTTTCGCGCCTCGGCCGACGAGATCACCAGTGTCCAGCGGGCGGTGATCTTTCTGGGCCTGCGCGAGGTGCGGGTGATGGCCCTGGGCATCGGCCTGCGCCAGAGCCTGCCCCTGAAAAAAAACGATCCCCTCTATTATCGCTATTGGCGGGCCTCGCTGCACCGGGCGCTGCTGGCCCGGCTGCTGGCCGCCCGCCTGGGCGTGAAGCAGGCCGACGAGCTGTTCGTGGCCGGCCTGCTGGCCGACTTGGGCCTGCCGCTGCTGCTGGCCGTCCTCAGCCCCGGCGAGATGGAGGGCTTCCCCGGCGTGGAGGCGTCGTTGCCTTTGCAGCTTTATTGGGAGCAACGGCGCTTTGGCCTGGACCACCGCCAGGTGGGGGCCGCGGCCATGAGGCGCTGGGGCCTGCCGGGGCTTTTGATCCGTTGCCAGGAGCCGGTGCTTGGCGACGGGGCCGAGGGCGCTTCGGTCGAGCAAAAGGTGGTCGATTTCGCCCGTCGCGGCGTGGAGGCCCTTTTCGGGGTGGAGTGCGGCATCCACCAACTGCACGCCCTGGCCCAAAGTTGGTTCGGCCTGGGCGACGAGACGCTCAACAAGCTGGTGGGCCAGGCCCTGGGCCAGGCCGCCGAGGCCGCGGCGGTGATGGACGTGGAGCTGGATCAACAGGCCGACCTGCTGGAGGTCATGGAAAAGGCCAATCAGGCCCTGGGCCGTCTCAGCGGCCAGATGGAGCCCCACGTCAAGCGCATCGTCAACGGCGGCGGCGAGGCCCGCCGGCTCCAGGAAGAGACCCTGGTCAACACCCTGGAGGCCGTGGCCCACGAGATCCGCAATCTCCTGATGAGCGTTGGCGGTTTCGCCCGTCGCCTGGCCAAGCTGCTGGAGGGCGGCGGCGAGTTGCAGCATTACGCCCAGGTCATCCTGGACGAGGCCGGCCGCCTGGACGGCGTCTTGGCCGAGATGAGCAGCCTGGTGGCACCTTTCAAGCCCAATATAGAACCGCTTAGCATCAACGAACTGGTCGAGCAGGTCTGCGGCCGCGCGCCGGGCGCGGGCCTGGCCCTGGCCATGCATCTGCCCGGCCAGAGCATCAACATCGCCGCCGACCGCCGTGGCCTGGAAAAAACCCTGGAGCTGATGCTGGCCTACGGCAGCCACCTCAGCCGTCACGGTGGCGACGGCACGGTGCACGTGCATATTTCGGCCAACCAGGACGAGGTGGTCATCACCGTTTTCGGGGCCGGCGAGGCCCCGGCCGGCGAGGGCCCCCTGGCCGACCGCAGCTTCGGGCCCGAACTGGGCCTGGCCAAGGCCCGGCGCATCGTCGAGGCCCACGGCGGCCGGCTGGAGGTGGAGGCCGGGCCCAAGGGCGCCGGTTTCGTGCTCGGCGCGCACCTGCCCGCCGAGCGGCCGGCCGAGGCCGACAACCGCCTGGCCGTCTGA
- a CDS encoding N-acetyltransferase, protein MQHSRFMNDSIHIARDERRDDKRSLWKHIKSNIPHPKRDYTSFPAVKIGRLGVASAYAGSGIGTYLLTMTKDLFVTDNRTGCRFITVDAYNKPGVIAFYLKNSFAFLWGKDSEERTRIMYFDLLRHRADDAQAAIRPVLDHPPPLG, encoded by the coding sequence GTGCAGCACTCTCGCTTCATGAACGATAGCATACACATAGCCAGAGATGAACGCAGGGACGACAAGCGAAGCCTTTGGAAACATATCAAGTCGAACATCCCCCATCCCAAGCGGGATTACACGTCGTTTCCGGCCGTCAAAATAGGCCGCCTGGGTGTTGCGTCCGCCTACGCCGGATCGGGCATCGGCACGTATTTGCTGACCATGACCAAAGACCTGTTTGTCACCGACAACAGGACTGGATGCAGGTTCATCACCGTCGACGCCTACAACAAGCCCGGGGTAATCGCTTTTTATTTAAAGAACAGCTTCGCGTTTCTGTGGGGCAAAGACAGCGAGGAACGCACCAGGATCATGTATTTCGACCTGTTGCGCCACAGAGCCGACGACGCCCAGGCGGCGATTCGCCCCGTCCTTGACCACCCCCCGCCGCTGGGGTAA
- a CDS encoding NAD-dependent epimerase/dehydratase family protein — translation MKRILVTGGAGSIGSFVCEYLIDRGHEVIALDNGSSRKVEHLFETGRFKFVQDSIMNKDVLERQVQRSDIVIHLAAIADPKRYVTEPLNVLNINVKGSIQLLELCAAKGAKVIFASTSEVPGRNTQVPFNEEADRVLGPPSINRWCYSTGKALIEHFLYAYRQQENLPFVIMRFFNVYGPRCDDLGQGRVIPIFMEKLLGGQPLTIHGDGKQTRCFTFIEDACQAVVELALNPAAEGLCFNVGNDRETSILELAQTLIKVGQFESDIVFKPHVEVFGKSYEDIPRRIPDVRRIKSVINWEASTSLEDGLRKTIDFYRDWAKQ, via the coding sequence ATGAAACGCATCCTGGTGACCGGCGGGGCCGGCTCCATCGGCTCTTTTGTCTGCGAGTACCTCATCGATCGCGGTCACGAGGTCATCGCCCTGGACAACGGCTCCTCGCGCAAGGTCGAACACCTCTTCGAGACCGGCCGCTTCAAGTTTGTCCAAGACTCCATCATGAACAAGGACGTGCTGGAGCGCCAGGTTCAGCGTAGCGACATCGTCATCCACCTGGCGGCCATCGCCGACCCCAAGCGCTACGTCACCGAGCCGCTCAACGTGCTCAACATCAACGTCAAGGGCTCCATCCAGCTCTTGGAGCTGTGCGCGGCCAAGGGGGCCAAGGTCATCTTCGCCTCCACCAGCGAGGTGCCCGGCCGCAACACCCAGGTGCCCTTCAACGAAGAAGCCGACCGCGTCCTGGGCCCGCCCAGCATCAACCGCTGGTGCTACTCCACCGGCAAGGCGCTCATCGAGCATTTTCTCTACGCCTATCGCCAGCAGGAGAACCTGCCGTTTGTGATCATGCGCTTTTTCAACGTCTATGGCCCCCGTTGCGACGACTTGGGCCAGGGCCGGGTCATCCCCATTTTCATGGAAAAGCTCTTGGGCGGCCAGCCGCTGACCATCCACGGCGACGGCAAGCAGACCCGTTGCTTCACCTTCATCGAGGACGCCTGCCAGGCCGTGGTGGAGCTGGCCCTCAACCCGGCCGCCGAAGGCCTGTGTTTCAACGTGGGCAACGACCGCGAGACCTCGATCCTCGAACTGGCCCAGACGCTGATCAAGGTCGGCCAGTTCGAGAGCGACATCGTCTTCAAGCCCCACGTGGAAGTCTTTGGCAAGTCCTACGAGGACATCCCCCGGCGCATCCCCGACGTCAGACGCATCAAGAGCGTCATCAACTGGGAGGCCAGCACCTCGCTGGAGGACGGCCTGCGCAAGACCATCGACTTCTACCGCGATTGGGCCAAGCAGTAA
- the ybaK gene encoding Cys-tRNA(Pro) deacylase: MAKQSIPATQAVRALRQAGVAFELHSYRYEEKGGTAVAARELGWDEHAVIKTLVFVDDQRRPLIVLMHGDRQVSAKNLARAIGAKAVSPADPALANRLTGYQVGGISPFGQKAVLPVYVEKTILDLPRILINAGRRGLLAEVDPAVIGQMLTAAPVEAAV; encoded by the coding sequence ATGGCCAAGCAAAGCATCCCCGCCACCCAGGCCGTGCGCGCCCTGCGCCAGGCCGGCGTGGCCTTCGAGCTGCATTCGTATCGTTACGAGGAAAAGGGCGGCACGGCCGTGGCCGCCCGCGAGCTGGGCTGGGACGAGCACGCCGTGATCAAGACGCTGGTCTTTGTCGACGACCAGCGCCGGCCGCTGATCGTGCTGATGCACGGCGACCGCCAGGTTTCGGCCAAAAACCTGGCCCGGGCCATCGGGGCCAAGGCCGTCAGCCCGGCCGACCCGGCCCTGGCCAACCGCCTGACCGGCTACCAGGTCGGCGGCATATCACCCTTCGGGCAGAAGGCCGTTCTGCCGGTCTACGTCGAAAAGACCATCCTCGATCTGCCGCGCATCCTGATCAACGCCGGCCGGCGCGGCCTGCTGGCCGAGGTCGACCCGGCGGTCATCGGCCAAATGTTGACGGCCGCCCCGGTGGAGGCGGCCGTCTGA